The proteins below are encoded in one region of Micromonospora yangpuensis:
- a CDS encoding 3-oxoacyl-ACP synthase III family protein, which produces MESAAATTVQAVQTYAPERSVTVEEVAGGLGLNRHQTRLFRRVHGQRLLREDPELPLLDLITPAARAVLRDVDDPDRIRYLIFAHTIQSVAPSYLDVAMLAARELGLRRAAAFALTQQNCATGLAAVDVAGELLRADDEPGALALVLTGEKTFSRIAQLVENTSIMGEAAAACLVGLAGAGLRVRSYVVRTYGQHADIFRPSPASRTEFSDTYVPRLVEVIHECLAEAGVAMADIELIVPHNVNVSSWLRALPDLGIDRKQVYLDNVERYGHCFCSDPFVNLATLRAEQRLIPGGRYLLTSVGLGATYAAMVVENS; this is translated from the coding sequence ATGGAGTCCGCTGCGGCGACCACGGTGCAGGCCGTGCAGACGTACGCCCCCGAGCGGTCGGTCACCGTCGAGGAGGTCGCCGGCGGGCTCGGCCTCAACCGGCACCAGACCCGGCTGTTCCGGCGGGTGCACGGCCAGCGGCTGCTGCGCGAGGATCCGGAGCTGCCGCTGCTGGACCTGATCACCCCCGCCGCGCGGGCCGTGCTGCGCGACGTCGACGACCCGGACCGCATCCGGTACCTGATCTTCGCGCACACCATCCAGAGCGTGGCGCCGTCCTACCTGGACGTGGCGATGCTGGCCGCCCGGGAGCTCGGGTTGCGTCGGGCCGCCGCCTTCGCCCTCACCCAGCAGAACTGCGCCACCGGGCTGGCCGCCGTCGACGTGGCCGGGGAACTGCTGCGCGCCGACGACGAGCCGGGGGCGCTGGCGCTGGTGCTCACCGGGGAGAAGACCTTCTCCCGCATCGCCCAACTGGTGGAGAACACCAGCATCATGGGGGAGGCCGCCGCCGCCTGCCTGGTCGGCCTGGCCGGTGCCGGCCTGCGGGTCCGCTCGTACGTGGTGCGTACCTACGGCCAGCACGCCGACATCTTCCGGCCCAGTCCCGCCTCGCGCACCGAGTTCAGCGACACCTACGTCCCGCGGCTGGTCGAGGTGATCCACGAGTGCCTGGCCGAGGCCGGCGTCGCGATGGCAGACATCGAACTGATCGTGCCGCACAACGTGAACGTCTCGTCGTGGCTGCGTGCCCTGCCCGACCTCGGCATCGACCGCAAACAGGTCTACCTGGACAACGTCGAACGGTACGGGCACTGCTTCTGCTCCGACCCGTTCGTCAACCTGGCCACCCTGCGCGCCGAACAACGCCTGATCCCCGGCGGGCGGTACCTGCTGACCTCGGTCGGCCTCGGTGCCACCTACGCGGCCATGGTCGTCGAAAACAGCTGA
- a CDS encoding acyl carrier protein, whose translation MKHSELVEVIARCLAEVMPTGLPVITVDSRLVEEIDLDSMSHLELLMAIEEQLGVRFDPDSLSLAAYPTVGALADFVGRQQSTPV comes from the coding sequence ATGAAGCACAGTGAACTGGTCGAGGTCATCGCCCGCTGCCTGGCCGAGGTGATGCCGACCGGCCTGCCCGTCATCACCGTCGACTCGCGGCTGGTCGAGGAGATCGACCTCGACTCGATGTCCCACCTGGAGCTGCTCATGGCGATCGAGGAGCAGCTCGGGGTCCGGTTCGATCCCGACTCGCTGAGCCTCGCCGCCTACCCGACCGTCGGTGCGCTCGCCGACTTCGTCGGGCGGCAGCAGAGCACCCCGGTCTGA
- a CDS encoding helix-turn-helix transcriptional regulator produces MLDTLQATTPRTVTGRRPERGLVGRDAEYATLVGAMDLAVAGTGQLVEVTGDPGIGKSRLLTELTAVARRRGMATVTVVATGGLAALARAFADHIETAAAPAGTGMRREHRAHLATLLRVPAHQGTGPAEFGGPDELTVRRQVTAVRALLTALATPQGLVVVLDDLHRADPTLVTMLRHLVGRPPRAALLLAFAYRGRQAPLALSSALREASGLIRLPLGPLAPVASAEFVPTSGPPRWRRALLAAGTGNPLYLRALTASARPGPAGMDGVELDPLPAAVLAPLLAELDALSPPARLAAQAAAVLGGCFEPNPVAFVADLAYRSRYPVFDELSRYDIVRPTAGTGEFVFRHQVLRHAVYQSTEPGWRLGAHARAAQVLRRRHAPAELLAPHLVRVAVPGDLHAAEILADAAAAVRDRCPEAAVGWLQAACRLVPDRPDTHDPRAELRFALGLALDAAGHPDAARDTLQEALLAGSRMTPGRLAAVAVCARLERQLGHRAQGRAMLRRELDGPAAPQQGYRAALLIELAGHDLLDGALAEARAGAGAARALAAPQSDARPMAAAASGLQALAYCLGADVTAATTHLTVAAGLLDGLLDQEVAARLEASVWVGWSELVMERPWDALRHVTRALRAGHGSGRHAQLTWLLGAQVVALRGLGRLAEAGATATEAVELATASGDTALRVFAETLRSWVAVWTGEVVEQRPAPRSTADLSAIGWFGIVCRVMHAEVRASGDDPDDRGNLTGPADLPTADPWSRITLLEHQARAALEAGRVDLADSWGLAAQTAADRLGLPGRSALARLARAHALTVQDPLAAVTAASTAATELAAAGLAVDARRATVVAAQALAATGQTESALRELSSAQQYFEQCGALRLARETGRLRVRLATRTRHGGRRQEVSGPQSLTAREEQVAGLVGDGLTNREIARRLDVKEKTVEMHLTRVFAKLGVTNRVGVVRMVLYRASQD; encoded by the coding sequence ATGCTCGACACGTTGCAGGCGACAACCCCCCGGACGGTCACCGGACGCCGACCGGAGCGGGGCCTGGTCGGGCGGGACGCGGAGTACGCGACGCTGGTCGGGGCGATGGACCTGGCGGTCGCCGGCACCGGGCAACTCGTGGAGGTCACCGGCGACCCGGGCATCGGCAAGAGCCGTCTGCTCACCGAACTGACCGCGGTGGCCCGGCGGCGGGGCATGGCCACGGTCACGGTCGTGGCGACCGGCGGGCTGGCCGCGCTGGCCCGGGCCTTCGCCGACCACATCGAGACCGCCGCTGCCCCGGCGGGCACCGGGATGCGCCGCGAGCACCGGGCCCACCTGGCCACCCTGCTCCGGGTGCCGGCACACCAGGGCACCGGCCCGGCCGAGTTCGGTGGGCCGGACGAGCTGACCGTACGGCGACAGGTCACCGCCGTCCGGGCGCTGCTCACCGCGCTGGCCACCCCGCAGGGGCTGGTGGTGGTCCTGGACGACCTGCACCGGGCCGACCCGACGCTGGTCACCATGCTCCGGCACCTGGTCGGCCGGCCGCCCCGGGCCGCCCTGCTGCTGGCCTTCGCCTACCGGGGCCGCCAGGCGCCGCTGGCGCTGAGCAGCGCGCTACGTGAGGCGTCGGGGCTGATCCGGCTGCCGCTGGGGCCGCTCGCCCCCGTCGCCAGCGCCGAGTTCGTACCGACTTCCGGCCCGCCCCGGTGGCGGCGTGCGCTGCTGGCCGCCGGCACCGGCAATCCGCTCTACCTGCGGGCGTTGACCGCCAGCGCCCGCCCGGGACCGGCCGGGATGGACGGGGTCGAGTTGGACCCGCTGCCCGCCGCCGTGCTCGCGCCGCTGCTGGCCGAGCTGGACGCGCTCTCCCCGCCGGCCCGGCTCGCCGCCCAGGCCGCCGCGGTCCTCGGCGGCTGCTTCGAACCCAATCCGGTGGCGTTCGTCGCCGACCTCGCCTACCGCAGTCGCTACCCGGTCTTCGACGAGCTGTCCCGGTACGACATCGTCCGCCCGACCGCGGGCACCGGTGAGTTCGTGTTCCGGCACCAGGTGCTGCGCCACGCGGTCTACCAGAGCACCGAGCCGGGCTGGCGGCTCGGCGCGCACGCCCGCGCCGCCCAGGTGCTGCGTCGCCGCCACGCCCCGGCCGAGTTGCTCGCCCCGCACCTGGTACGGGTGGCCGTCCCCGGTGATCTGCACGCCGCCGAGATCCTCGCGGACGCGGCGGCGGCCGTCCGGGACCGTTGCCCGGAGGCGGCGGTCGGCTGGCTGCAGGCCGCCTGTCGGCTGGTACCGGACCGGCCGGACACCCACGACCCCCGGGCCGAACTGCGCTTCGCGCTCGGTCTGGCGCTGGACGCGGCGGGGCACCCGGACGCCGCCCGCGACACCCTGCAGGAGGCGTTGCTCGCCGGTTCCCGGATGACCCCCGGACGGTTGGCCGCCGTCGCGGTCTGCGCCCGGCTGGAACGCCAGCTCGGTCACCGGGCACAGGGCCGGGCCATGCTCCGCCGGGAGCTCGACGGCCCGGCCGCGCCGCAGCAGGGCTACCGGGCCGCACTCTTGATCGAGCTGGCCGGCCACGACCTGCTCGACGGCGCCCTGGCCGAGGCCCGCGCCGGAGCCGGTGCCGCCCGCGCGCTGGCGGCACCGCAGTCCGACGCCCGCCCGATGGCGGCCGCCGCCAGTGGGTTGCAGGCCCTGGCGTACTGCCTCGGTGCCGACGTCACGGCGGCCACCACGCACCTGACGGTCGCCGCCGGGCTGCTGGACGGGCTACTCGACCAGGAGGTGGCGGCGCGGTTGGAGGCCAGCGTCTGGGTGGGCTGGAGCGAGCTGGTGATGGAACGGCCGTGGGACGCCCTGCGGCACGTGACCCGGGCGCTGCGGGCCGGCCACGGCTCCGGGCGACACGCCCAGCTCACCTGGCTGCTCGGCGCACAGGTGGTGGCCCTGCGCGGGCTCGGCCGACTGGCGGAGGCGGGCGCGACCGCCACGGAGGCCGTCGAGCTGGCGACCGCCTCGGGCGACACCGCCCTGCGGGTCTTCGCCGAGACCCTGCGGTCCTGGGTGGCGGTCTGGACCGGCGAGGTCGTCGAGCAGCGGCCGGCACCCCGGTCGACGGCCGACCTGTCCGCGATCGGCTGGTTCGGCATCGTCTGCCGGGTGATGCACGCCGAGGTGCGGGCCAGCGGCGACGACCCCGACGACCGCGGCAACCTCACCGGGCCGGCCGACCTGCCGACGGCCGACCCGTGGTCCCGGATCACCCTGCTGGAACACCAGGCGCGGGCCGCGTTGGAGGCCGGCCGGGTCGACCTCGCCGACTCCTGGGGCCTGGCCGCGCAGACCGCCGCCGACCGGCTGGGCCTGCCCGGCCGGTCGGCGCTGGCCCGGCTGGCCCGGGCGCACGCGCTGACCGTCCAGGACCCGCTCGCCGCGGTGACCGCCGCCAGCACCGCCGCCACCGAACTGGCCGCCGCCGGCCTCGCTGTCGACGCCCGACGGGCCACCGTGGTGGCGGCCCAGGCGCTGGCCGCCACCGGCCAGACCGAGTCGGCGCTCCGGGAGCTGAGCAGCGCCCAGCAGTACTTCGAGCAGTGCGGCGCGCTCCGGCTGGCCCGGGAGACCGGCCGGCTCCGGGTCCGGCTGGCGACACGGACCCGCCACGGTGGACGCCGGCAGGAGGTCTCCGGCCCGCAGTCGTTGACCGCCCGCGAGGAGCAGGTCGCCGGCCTGGTCGGCGACGGCCTGACCAACCGAGAGATCGCCCGCCGGCTGGACGTCAAGGAGAAGACCGTGGAGATGCACCTGACCAGGGTCTTCGCCAAACTGGGCGTGACCAACCGGGTGGGCGTGGTCCGGATGGTGCTGTACCGCGCCAGCCAGGACTGA
- a CDS encoding diaminopimelate decarboxylase, producing the protein MTPEPHLGGVPVEEIAHRFGTPTYVYDGGSLREAYTELRAGLHPAVDLFYSLKANPNVSVTALLRAMGAGMEVSSLAELATARWAGARPEEIIMLGPGKSAEELRLAVELGIRAVVCESLDEVAAVDALSRPGRTRVLLRVNPDFTTKGSRLAMGGKPRQFGTDQETLRTAGTVLRGLRHVELAGIHVYMGTRILDAADIVHNTRGALAAATELATAIGFPLREVDVGGGLGVAYFDQETDLDLAELLTGVNAAVTDFRAAHPDCRIIMELGRYLTARSGTYLVRARSVKQSRGQQFVITDGGMNHHMAAIGVGSFVKRNFPIRSLSHPDAPATERYTLTGPLCTPEDVLGRNVALPPVAPGDLIGVERSGAYGPTASPVLFLSHGYPAEVLVLDGEAHLVRHRDTVADLLGRQQLVPPLDPDRLDPDQLWATPERTAP; encoded by the coding sequence ATGACCCCCGAACCCCACCTCGGCGGCGTACCGGTCGAGGAGATCGCCCACCGCTTCGGCACCCCGACGTACGTCTACGACGGCGGATCGCTGCGGGAGGCGTACACCGAACTGCGGGCCGGCCTGCACCCGGCGGTGGACCTGTTCTACTCGCTGAAGGCCAACCCGAACGTCAGCGTCACCGCGCTGCTGCGCGCGATGGGTGCCGGCATGGAGGTCTCCTCGCTGGCGGAGCTGGCCACCGCCCGGTGGGCCGGCGCCCGGCCTGAGGAGATCATCATGCTCGGGCCGGGCAAGTCCGCCGAGGAGCTGCGCCTCGCCGTCGAGCTGGGCATCCGGGCCGTGGTCTGCGAGTCGCTGGACGAGGTCGCGGCGGTCGACGCGCTCAGCCGCCCCGGCCGCACCCGGGTGCTGCTGCGGGTCAACCCGGACTTCACCACCAAGGGCTCCCGACTGGCCATGGGCGGCAAACCCCGCCAATTCGGCACCGACCAGGAGACCCTGCGCACCGCCGGTACGGTGCTGCGCGGGCTGCGGCACGTGGAGCTGGCCGGCATCCACGTCTACATGGGCACCCGGATCCTCGACGCCGCCGACATCGTCCACAACACCCGGGGCGCGCTGGCCGCCGCGACCGAGTTGGCCACCGCCATCGGCTTCCCGCTGCGGGAGGTCGACGTCGGCGGCGGCCTCGGGGTGGCCTACTTCGACCAGGAGACCGACCTCGACCTGGCCGAGCTGCTGACCGGGGTCAACGCGGCGGTGACCGACTTCCGTGCCGCGCACCCCGACTGCCGGATCATCATGGAACTGGGCCGGTACCTGACCGCCCGCAGCGGCACCTACCTGGTGCGGGCCCGGTCGGTGAAACAGTCCCGTGGGCAGCAGTTCGTGATCACCGACGGTGGGATGAACCACCACATGGCCGCCATCGGCGTCGGCAGCTTCGTCAAACGGAACTTCCCGATCCGGTCCCTGAGCCACCCCGACGCCCCGGCCACCGAGCGGTACACCCTCACCGGACCGCTCTGCACCCCGGAGGACGTGCTCGGGCGCAACGTCGCGCTGCCGCCGGTCGCCCCGGGTGACCTGATCGGCGTGGAACGCTCCGGCGCGTACGGCCCGACCGCCTCGCCGGTGCTCTTCCTCAGCCACGGCTACCCGGCCGAGGTGCTCGTCCTCGACGGCGAGGCGCACCTGGTCCGCCACCGCGACACCGTCGCCGACCTGCTCGGCAGGCAACAGCTCGTGCCCCCGCTCGACCCCGACCGTCTCGACCCCGACCAGCTCTGGGCCACCCCGGAAAGGACCGCACCGTGA
- a CDS encoding acyl carrier protein — protein sequence MNRAELVTAISGCLQDVLQRPLPDLDEQTRLFEDLHLDSTTILELLMAVEEAVDVEFDMEALKMDDFRTLGTLTDSVEQVSEVPV from the coding sequence GTGAACCGTGCCGAACTCGTCACCGCCATCTCCGGCTGCCTGCAGGACGTGCTGCAGCGCCCCCTGCCCGACCTCGACGAGCAGACCCGGCTCTTCGAGGACCTGCACCTGGACTCCACCACCATCCTCGAACTGCTGATGGCCGTGGAGGAGGCCGTCGACGTCGAGTTCGACATGGAGGCGCTGAAGATGGACGACTTCCGCACCCTCGGCACCCTCACCGACTCGGTGGAGCAGGTCAGTGAGGTACCGGTCTGA
- a CDS encoding condensation domain-containing protein gives MFELTLVDQLVVAFKGERAGRGPLTVGQLNTLQWLGNGSLFTSVEWVLDLPAGTTLDDVTESMAVLLARHESLRTLFHPDGTDDSGEPTQQVVDSGELRVDVYAVDPAGTGTAPAATAPAGTADPADGDGRAESDRLTAITQVLTDRLQEAPFRVDEQLPVRVGVAVRDGRPIIAVIACTHLAADCGSLVRLGEQFARLVRDPASRTVGPRGHQPLDQALRERTPQGRARLTATLGYWRRHLVDLPQCLYAAPVVADDGGGPLSGFLESPAIALALPLVAARTGTSRPMVLLAAYCALVARRTGNRELVFASVVNNRIGAHLHDYVGTLAQDSLVAVDAGTTSFDELIRRAGAASLIANRHGMFRQDELVETQRAAGRARGSFFQRDCAVNIMGLGGGGTVGGDARDAVAAVPHSRLRWWVPPSFRVMLMLRVIEIGGLPVLGLTTDDTLRVPAGELATLLRAMEALVVAAAAGDVDLASTDTMAAVTPLRRGPEWLRVGPSWVEWPQAQQLVAEALGAHHGRVFALPAADGGASLVAYAIAGTGLDTPEQAHAACLAAVERHFMTVTPGYYVLCADSPDDSDDLAAWQGRPVVAAGDGRGTPSAQVPDGTR, from the coding sequence ATGTTCGAGCTGACCCTGGTCGATCAGCTGGTGGTTGCCTTCAAGGGGGAACGGGCGGGCCGGGGTCCGCTGACCGTCGGCCAGCTCAACACCCTGCAGTGGCTGGGCAACGGAAGCCTGTTCACCTCCGTGGAATGGGTCCTCGACCTGCCCGCCGGCACCACCCTGGACGACGTCACCGAGTCGATGGCGGTGCTGCTGGCCCGGCACGAGTCGCTGCGGACCCTGTTCCATCCCGACGGTACGGACGACAGTGGCGAGCCGACCCAGCAGGTGGTCGACTCCGGCGAGCTACGCGTGGACGTCTACGCCGTCGACCCGGCCGGCACCGGCACCGCGCCGGCGGCCACCGCCCCGGCCGGTACCGCAGACCCGGCCGACGGGGACGGCCGGGCGGAGAGCGACCGGCTCACCGCCATCACCCAGGTGCTCACCGACCGGTTGCAGGAGGCGCCGTTCCGCGTCGACGAACAGCTGCCGGTACGGGTGGGCGTGGCCGTGCGGGACGGCCGGCCGATCATCGCCGTCATCGCCTGCACCCACCTGGCCGCCGACTGCGGCAGCCTGGTCCGCCTCGGCGAACAGTTCGCCCGGCTGGTCCGTGACCCGGCCAGCCGTACCGTCGGCCCACGCGGCCACCAACCGCTGGACCAGGCACTACGGGAGCGGACGCCGCAGGGCCGGGCCCGACTCACCGCCACCCTGGGCTACTGGCGGCGGCACCTGGTCGACCTGCCCCAGTGCCTGTACGCGGCCCCGGTGGTCGCCGACGACGGCGGCGGCCCGCTGAGCGGGTTCCTGGAGTCCCCGGCGATCGCCCTGGCCCTGCCCCTGGTCGCCGCGCGGACCGGCACCAGCCGGCCGATGGTGCTGCTGGCCGCGTACTGCGCGCTGGTGGCCCGACGGACCGGCAACCGGGAGCTGGTCTTCGCCTCCGTGGTCAACAACCGGATCGGCGCCCACCTGCACGACTACGTGGGCACCCTGGCCCAGGACAGCCTGGTCGCGGTGGACGCCGGCACGACCAGCTTCGACGAGCTGATCCGCCGGGCCGGGGCGGCGAGCCTGATCGCCAACCGGCACGGCATGTTCCGCCAGGACGAGCTGGTCGAGACGCAGCGGGCGGCCGGCCGGGCCCGGGGCAGCTTCTTCCAGCGCGACTGCGCGGTCAACATCATGGGGCTCGGCGGTGGCGGCACCGTCGGCGGCGACGCCCGGGACGCCGTGGCGGCGGTGCCGCACAGCCGGCTGCGCTGGTGGGTGCCGCCGAGCTTCCGGGTGATGCTCATGCTGCGGGTGATCGAGATCGGCGGTCTGCCGGTGCTCGGGCTGACCACCGACGACACCCTCCGGGTACCCGCCGGCGAGTTGGCCACGCTCCTGCGGGCGATGGAGGCGCTGGTGGTGGCCGCCGCCGCCGGTGACGTCGACCTGGCCAGCACCGACACGATGGCCGCGGTCACCCCGTTGCGGCGCGGGCCGGAGTGGCTGCGGGTCGGGCCGTCCTGGGTGGAGTGGCCGCAGGCGCAGCAGCTCGTCGCCGAGGCGCTCGGCGCGCACCACGGACGGGTGTTCGCCCTGCCCGCCGCCGACGGCGGGGCCAGTCTGGTCGCGTACGCGATCGCCGGCACCGGACTGGACACTCCCGAGCAGGCGCACGCGGCCTGCCTGGCCGCCGTGGAACGGCACTTCATGACGGTGACCCCGGGGTACTACGTGCTCTGCGCGGACTCCCCGGACGACTCCGACGACCTGGCCGCCTGGCAGGGCCGCCCGGTGGTGGCGGCCGGCGACGGGCGGGGAACCCCGTCGGCGCAGGTGCCCGACGGCACCCGGTAG